Proteins co-encoded in one Accipiter gentilis chromosome 5, bAccGen1.1, whole genome shotgun sequence genomic window:
- the CISD3 gene encoding CDGSH iron-sulfur domain-containing protein 3, mitochondrial → MPLLRPAALVTLMSNGGRREGSGGVRRYRDSPGVLQIPSLFSAPQGRWYSAPPQPVIAAKQPFPVEVKAGKKYAWCACGHSKNQPFCDGAHKKAAPGISPLRFIPEEDKTVWLCGCKRTRSPPYCDGTHKEEAVQGAQLSAQP, encoded by the exons ATGCCGCTGCTGAGACCGGCTGCGCTTGTGACACTGATGAGTAacggcgggcggcgggagggcagcgggggtGTCCGCCGGTACCGGGATTCACCGGGGGTTTTGCAGATCCCTTCGCTTTTCTCAGCCCCCCAGGGACGATGGTATTCGGCCCCCCCGCAGCCGGTGATCGCCGCCAAACAGCCGTTCCCGGTGGAGGTGAAGGCGGGGAAGAAATACGCCTGGTGCGCCTGCGGGCACAGCAAGAACCAG CCTTTCTGCGACGGAGCCCACAAGAAAGCGGCCCCGGGGATCTCCCCGCTGCGCTTCATCCCGGAGGAGGACAAGACGGTCTGGCTGTGTGGGTGCAAGCGCACCCGCTCCCCCCCGTATTGCGACGGCACCCACAAAGAAGAGGCCGTGCAGGGAGCCCAGCTCTCCGCGCAGCCCTGA
- the PCGF2 gene encoding polycomb group RING finger protein 2 isoform X2 — translation MDPGPKILLSSSLAITRIFEIVFFLFPELTLCSERKGGQVCLQDRVVASPWDGELGLCAGSFPGGRCGECHLGWPGAHGAGQLSAARGSKLFPNPADFSLLSYFFFSPRSDKTLQDIVYKLVPGLFKDEMKRRRDFYAAYPMAEVPNGSNEDRGEVSEQDKGNLTDDEIVSLSIEFYEGSREEKKGTVENGDLEKEKNGVRFLRCPAAMTVMHLAKFLRNKMDVPSKYKVEVLYEDEPLKEYYTLMDIAYIYPWRRNGPLPLKYRVQPACKRLKLSQPATSECTNTSGASECESVSDKAHSPATLPATSSSLPSPGTPSHGSPSSTAGSGPAGTGTALNGTSNCHPLPPAASRCRKTTVNGSTASALT, via the exons ATGGATCCTGGCCCCAAAATCCTGCTGTCATCATCCCTAGCAATTACAAGGatttttgaaattgttttctttctttttccagagtTAACCCTTTGCAGTGAGCGCAAGGGCGGACAGGTTTGCCTGCAAGACAGGGTTGTGGCATCGCCATGGGATGGGGAGTTGGGGCTTTGTGCTGGGAGTTTCCCaggagggagatgtggggagtGCCATTTGGGCTGGCCGGGGGCACATGGTGCAGGGCAGCTTTCGGCAGCCCGAGGAAGCAAGCTGTTCCCTAATCCAGctgatttctctctcctttcctatttctttttttcccccaggtcgGACAAAACCCTACAGGACATAGTGTACAAACTGGTCCCGGGGCTTTTCAAAG atGAGATGAAGAGGCGGCGCGACTTCTACGCAGCCTACCCCATGGCGGAGG TCCCCAACGGGTCCAATGAAGATCGCGGGGAAGTCTCTGAGCAGGACAAGGGGAACCTGACAGATGATGAGATCGTTAGCCTGTCCATAGAGTTTTACGAAGGGTCAAG agaggagaagaaagggacCGTTGAGAACGGGgacctggagaaggagaag AACGGGGTGCGGTTCCTGCGCTGTCCCGCCGCGATGACCGTCATGCACCTGGCCAAGTTCCTCCGCAACAAGATGGACGTTCCCAGCAAGTACAAG GTGGAAGTCCTCTACGAAGACGAGCCCCTCAAGGAGTATTACACCCTGATGGACATCGCTTACATCTATCCCTGGAGGAGG AACGGGCCCCTGCCGCTGAAATACCGCGTCCAACCCGCCTGCAAACGGCTCAAGCTGTCCCAGCCGGCCACCTCCGAGTGCACCAACACCAGCGGCGCCTCTGAGTGCGAGTCGGTCAGCGACAAAGCCCACAGCCCCGCCACGCTgcccgccacctcctcctccctgcccagtccCGGTACCCCATCCCACGGTTCGCCCAGTTCCACCGCCGGCAGCGGTCCCGCCGGTACCGGCACCGCGCTCAACGGCACCTCGAACTGCCacccgctgccgcccgccgccagCCGGTGTCGCAAAACGACTGTCAATGGCAGTACGGCCTCCGCCTTGACCTAA
- the PCGF2 gene encoding polycomb group RING finger protein 2 isoform X5, translating to MHGVNGQGWVRPDSAHPTLRQPGGCCWGEPRKAKLGAGATDLLSKCLPVLGGKSVGVCRCGKTEDSRAAIKAFSQQQICSRSKGFTDEMKRRRDFYAAYPMAEVPNGSNEDRGEVSEQDKGNLTDDEIVSLSIEFYEGSREEKKGTVENGDLEKEKKNGVRFLRCPAAMTVMHLAKFLRNKMDVPSKYKVEVLYEDEPLKEYYTLMDIAYIYPWRRNGPLPLKYRVQPACKRLKLSQPATSECTNTSGASECESVSDKAHSPATLPATSSSLPSPGTPSHGSPSSTAGSGPAGTGTALNGTSNCHPLPPAASRCRKTTVNGSTASALT from the exons ATGCATGGTGTGAATGGACAGGGATGGGTCCGCCCGGATAGTGCCCATCCCACACTCCGGCAGcccgggggctgctgctggggggaaCCACGAAAAGCAAAGCTGGGAGCAGGAGCCACGGATTTGCTCTCCAAGTGCCTGCCCGTCCTCGGGGGAAAAAGTGTGGGGGTCTGCAGGTGTGGAAAGACTGAGGACAGTCGAGCCGCCATAAAGGCATTCTCACAGCAGCAGATTTGCAGCCGCTCCAAGGGTTTTACTG atGAGATGAAGAGGCGGCGCGACTTCTACGCAGCCTACCCCATGGCGGAGG TCCCCAACGGGTCCAATGAAGATCGCGGGGAAGTCTCTGAGCAGGACAAGGGGAACCTGACAGATGATGAGATCGTTAGCCTGTCCATAGAGTTTTACGAAGGGTCAAG agaggagaagaaagggacCGTTGAGAACGGGgacctggagaaggagaag AAGAACGGGGTGCGGTTCCTGCGCTGTCCCGCCGCGATGACCGTCATGCACCTGGCCAAGTTCCTCCGCAACAAGATGGACGTTCCCAGCAAGTACAAG GTGGAAGTCCTCTACGAAGACGAGCCCCTCAAGGAGTATTACACCCTGATGGACATCGCTTACATCTATCCCTGGAGGAGG AACGGGCCCCTGCCGCTGAAATACCGCGTCCAACCCGCCTGCAAACGGCTCAAGCTGTCCCAGCCGGCCACCTCCGAGTGCACCAACACCAGCGGCGCCTCTGAGTGCGAGTCGGTCAGCGACAAAGCCCACAGCCCCGCCACGCTgcccgccacctcctcctccctgcccagtccCGGTACCCCATCCCACGGTTCGCCCAGTTCCACCGCCGGCAGCGGTCCCGCCGGTACCGGCACCGCGCTCAACGGCACCTCGAACTGCCacccgctgccgcccgccgccagCCGGTGTCGCAAAACGACTGTCAATGGCAGTACGGCCTCCGCCTTGACCTAA
- the PCGF2 gene encoding polycomb group RING finger protein 2 isoform X1: MDPGPKILLSSSLAITRIFEIVFFLFPELTLCSERKGGQVCLQDRVVASPWDGELGLCAGSFPGGRCGECHLGWPGAHGAGQLSAARGSKLFPNPADFSLLSYFFFSPRSDKTLQDIVYKLVPGLFKDEMKRRRDFYAAYPMAEVPNGSNEDRGEVSEQDKGNLTDDEIVSLSIEFYEGSREEKKGTVENGDLEKEKKNGVRFLRCPAAMTVMHLAKFLRNKMDVPSKYKVEVLYEDEPLKEYYTLMDIAYIYPWRRNGPLPLKYRVQPACKRLKLSQPATSECTNTSGASECESVSDKAHSPATLPATSSSLPSPGTPSHGSPSSTAGSGPAGTGTALNGTSNCHPLPPAASRCRKTTVNGSTASALT; this comes from the exons ATGGATCCTGGCCCCAAAATCCTGCTGTCATCATCCCTAGCAATTACAAGGatttttgaaattgttttctttctttttccagagtTAACCCTTTGCAGTGAGCGCAAGGGCGGACAGGTTTGCCTGCAAGACAGGGTTGTGGCATCGCCATGGGATGGGGAGTTGGGGCTTTGTGCTGGGAGTTTCCCaggagggagatgtggggagtGCCATTTGGGCTGGCCGGGGGCACATGGTGCAGGGCAGCTTTCGGCAGCCCGAGGAAGCAAGCTGTTCCCTAATCCAGctgatttctctctcctttcctatttctttttttcccccaggtcgGACAAAACCCTACAGGACATAGTGTACAAACTGGTCCCGGGGCTTTTCAAAG atGAGATGAAGAGGCGGCGCGACTTCTACGCAGCCTACCCCATGGCGGAGG TCCCCAACGGGTCCAATGAAGATCGCGGGGAAGTCTCTGAGCAGGACAAGGGGAACCTGACAGATGATGAGATCGTTAGCCTGTCCATAGAGTTTTACGAAGGGTCAAG agaggagaagaaagggacCGTTGAGAACGGGgacctggagaaggagaag AAGAACGGGGTGCGGTTCCTGCGCTGTCCCGCCGCGATGACCGTCATGCACCTGGCCAAGTTCCTCCGCAACAAGATGGACGTTCCCAGCAAGTACAAG GTGGAAGTCCTCTACGAAGACGAGCCCCTCAAGGAGTATTACACCCTGATGGACATCGCTTACATCTATCCCTGGAGGAGG AACGGGCCCCTGCCGCTGAAATACCGCGTCCAACCCGCCTGCAAACGGCTCAAGCTGTCCCAGCCGGCCACCTCCGAGTGCACCAACACCAGCGGCGCCTCTGAGTGCGAGTCGGTCAGCGACAAAGCCCACAGCCCCGCCACGCTgcccgccacctcctcctccctgcccagtccCGGTACCCCATCCCACGGTTCGCCCAGTTCCACCGCCGGCAGCGGTCCCGCCGGTACCGGCACCGCGCTCAACGGCACCTCGAACTGCCacccgctgccgcccgccgccagCCGGTGTCGCAAAACGACTGTCAATGGCAGTACGGCCTCCGCCTTGACCTAA